From the genome of Labrus bergylta chromosome 4, fLabBer1.1, whole genome shotgun sequence, one region includes:
- the si:dkeyp-68b7.12 gene encoding uncharacterized protein si:dkeyp-68b7.12 — MRRVRRKGGHKEKVFGCDLLEHLSASSQEIPLVLRCCSEFVETHGIVDGIYRLSGVSSNIQKLRGEFEGDGAPDLNKDLYLQDIHCVSSLCKAYFRELPNPLLTYQLYDKFAEAVAIQLEEERLVKIGDVLKELPAPHYKTLEFLMRHLVRMASHSSETNMHSRNLAIVWAPNLLRSKDIEVSGFNGTAAFMEVRVQSIVVEFILTHVPQLFPNLDLSNERRNSLPSPTAACCGEEGFFKSASLQPFPNFGNISPGDGPLPIRPYHAIIEGTDKRKGSLKGRKWMSIFNIGGRFQDPRRRHKHSTKEKDQPILRPARSMDSLSTAPFPKEVSRRPAQHSPSTISPLVTSSHQPGSDVSVSTTGIGCSEYAVTYRRGTGLVSGSGGTQGTYTALDPEGLGVTGSETVQTRSPGLSTKVGRRAAMHITGPTIVTVPLHITSNLALGVLQGGGADRVIQRGREKDGGDRVEGTEGRDRKESIVKERKVEEGRVEGTEERDRKESIVKKRKVEEGRAAERKEIKHRRTVTDGEQVVDDNVNKEAGVDEGEEGKDTKGEEKEKEEEEEVRGDSRKEPEMVRRNRMVSREQRVKSLTSNTVENDDRDVDDNDEYMDMRDVMEVTQPADVFEASDILNSTEVETDDLGLSGYVQDNFEFLDQMDFSVLDHMDYGFTSQVNEFSVEPPGDSEDEYEVMEQYHSSNHLAEEHTHQQPSPETHTRSPTESNTHRPLSMDSHSRHVKSLSLPYRASVVIGAVESSSEEEVDDDSSDEDESMFVKSLPCEYFLNNLPEFEADSADSADRCALDGVAVHQLQISEERDSPSPNLESPPHNESSEEEQENEDVKDKEKNAGLEVTDSTEKEEELHQRRDVLENKKQSEETEGDPSVVEETQSEEEQSLTLEASPLVCPEYPTPSSEESSNLADVNVEDPQTDYPACCAIFKQEESSDFPLEDFSVCVIEEPRSQGEDDEDEDEDRVSKDDLSQETVEGIKESDDNMKEETIMDGYEEDSKEEESAILDELDDVEEDGGITECVVESVVGEEEEGEQREDTSGEKNDEERGTAETAETEVRIEKEAAEEKLPDPEEQQVCEQIETDVPNATELDEAIQKKCAKSKEATQNDQEEGVSKEGEEENHDKKRGDEQQIRIKSIDKELIEVKSGIKAMKDGEKHEGSDGVKGGVGRKLVVSKQPKFYQVKAVPVVPPKPQHCKITALTLKHQQQQRERRDADRGRENTLKVQTEGDHVCAGGQKKDGDDESEGEGKKEQPELRGGERERERRRDLDESLTRDSNRNSPLSMNFEEAVAIITMKREKEKEDEKEKERQKDWGNEVE, encoded by the exons ATGAGGAGAGTTCGGAGGAAAGGAGGGCACAAAGAGAAGGTGTTTGGATGTGATCTACTCGAACACCTGAGCGCCTCGTCTCAAGAGA TTCCTCTTGTGTTGCGATGCTGCAGTGAGTTTGTGGAGACTCATGGAATCGTGGATGGTATCTACAGGTTGTCTGGAGTGTCGTCCAACATTCAGAAACTCAG GGGGGAGTTTGAGGGTGATGGGGCTCCAGACCTGAACAAGGACCTGTACCTGCAGGACATCCACTGCGTCAGCTCTCTGTGTAAAGCGTATTTCAGAGAGCTGCCCAACCCTCTGCTCACATACCAGCTGTATGACAAGTTTGCT GAGGCAGTGGCCatccagctggaggaggagaggctggTGAAGATCGGAGATGTTCTGAAAGAACTGCCAGCACCACATTACAA gacTCTGGAGTTTCTGATGCGTCATCTTGTCAGAATGGCCTCGCATTCCTCCGAAACCAACATGCACTCCAGGAACTTGGCCATCGTCTGGGCCCCGAATCTGCTCAG GTCGAAGGATATTGAGGTGTCTGGCTTTAACGGTACAGCAGCCTTCATGGAGGTCAGGGTTCAGTCCATCGTGGTGGAGTTCATCCTCACACATGTCCCTCAGCTGTTTCCTAATCTag ACTTATCAAACGAGAGGAGGAACTCGCTCCCCTCGCCAACCGCAGCGTGTTGTGGGGAAGAAGGATTTTTCAAATCTGCAAGTCTTCAGCCGTTCCCGAACTTTGGTAACATCAGTCCAGGTGATGGTCCTCTACCCATAAGGCCCTACCACGCCATCATTGAAGGAACAGACAA GAGGAAAGGATCCctaaaaggcagaaaatggaTGTCAATTTTCAACATTGGAGGACGATTTCAGGACCCACGACggagacacaaacactcaaCCAAAG agaaAGACCAGCCAATTCTGAGACCTGCAAGAAGCATGGACTCCCTCAGTACAGCCCCGTTTCCAAAAGAAG TATCCAGACGTCCTGCACAGCACTCTCCTTCCACCATATCTCCCCTTGTCACCTCCTCCCACCAGCCTGGCTCTGATGTGTCAGTATCCACCACCGGGATAGGTTGCAGTGAATATGCAGTGACGTACCGCAGGGGGACAGGGTTAGTGAGTGGGAGTGGAGGGACACAGGGCACCTACACCGCCTTAGACCCTGAAGGTTTGGGAGTCACAGGGAGTGAGACTGTGCAGACCAGATCCCCAGGACTCTCCACCAAAGTGGGCCGTAGAGCAGCCATGCACATCACGGGGCCCACCATAGTCACGGTGCCCTTACACATCACCTCCAACCTGGCCTTAGGAGTGCTGCAAGGGGGCGGGGCTGACAGGGTCATCCAGAGAGGCAGggagaaggatggaggagaCAGGGTGGAGGGCACGGAGGGGCGAGACAGGAAGGAGAGCATAGTCAAAGAGAGGAAAGTGGAGGAAGGCAGGGTGGAGGGCACGGAGGAAAGAGACAGGAAGGAGAGCATAGTCAAAAAGAGGAAAGTGGAGGAAGGCAGGGCGGCTGAGAGAAAGGAGATTAAACACAGGAGGACAGTGACGGACGGGGAACAAGTCGTAGATGATAATGTAAATAAAGAAGCAGGTGTTGACGAAGGTGAAGAAGGTAAAGATACAAaaggggaggagaaagagaaagaggaggaggaggaggtcagaggaGATAGCAGAAAGGAGCCAGAGATGGTGAGAAGAAATCGAATGGTGTCCAGGGAGCAACGAGTCAAAAGCCTGACCTCCAACACCGTGGAAAATGATGACAGGGATGTTGATGACAACGATGAATATATGG ATATGAGAGATGTGATGGAGGTGACTCAGCCCGCCGATGTGTTTGAAGCGTCTGACATCCTCAACTCGACCGAGGTGGAAACAGACGACCTGGGCCTGTCAGGCTATGTTCAAGATAACTTTGAATTCCTGGACCAGATGGACTTCAGCGTTCTGGACCACATGGACTATGGTTTCACCTCTCAG GTGAACGAGTTCTCCGTTGAACCTCCCGGAGACTCTGAGGATGAGTATGAAGTCATGGAGCAATATCATTCCTCCAATCATCTCGCAGAGGagcacacacaccagcagccaagccctgaaacacacaccCGGAGTCCTActgagtcaaacacacacaggccacTCAGCATGGATTCACACAGCAGACATGTGAAATCCCTCAGCTTGCCGTACAGGGCCTCTGTCGTGATAGGAGCGGTGGAGTCCAGCTCTGAAGAGGAGGTTGATGATGACAGCAGTGACGAGGACGAAAGCATGTTTGTTAAAAGCCTCCCATGTGAATACTTTTTAAACAATCTGCCCGAGTTTGAAGCAGACAGTGCAGACAGTGCAGACAGATGCGCTCTGGATGGAGTCGCCGTGCATCAGTTGCAAATTTCTGAAGAACGAGATAGTCCGTCACCGAACCTTGAAAGTCCTCCGCATAACGAATCATCTGAAGAAGAGCAGGAGAATGAAGAcgtgaaagacaaagaaaagaatgCTGGACTGGAAGTAACGGACTCaacagagaaggaagaggaactTCACCAGAGAAGAGACGtgctggaaaacaaaaagcaaag TGAAGAGACGGAGGGAGATCCCAGTGTTGTTgaagaaacacaaagtgaaGAAGAACAATCTCTCACTTTGGAGGCATCACCTCTCGTCTGCCCAGAGTATCCAACGCCCAGCAGCGAGGAATCTAGCAATTTGGCAGACGTCAACGTTGAGGACCCTCAAACTGACTATCCAGCGTGTTGTGCTATTTTCAAACAGGAAGAAAGTTCTGACTTTCCTTTAGAAgacttctctgtttgtgtaatAGAAGAGCCCAGATCCCAAggagaagatgatgaagatgaagatgaagacagGGTTTCCAAAGATGACCTCAGTCAAGAAACAGTTGAAGGAATAAAAGAAAGTGATGACAACATGAAGGAAGAAACAATCATGGACGGCTATGAGGAAGACagcaaagaggaggagagtgcaATTTTGGATGAACTGGATGATGTTGAGGAAGATGGGGGGATTACTGAGTGTGTTGTAGAAAGTGTTGtaggggaagaagaggagggagagcagaGGGAAGATACTTCAGGGGAGAAAAATGACGAGGAAAGAGGGACAGCTGAGACAGCTGAGACAGAAGTTAGAATAGAGAAAGAGGCAGCTGAGGAGAAGCTCCCAGACCCAGAAGAGCAGCAAGTTTGTGAGCAAATAGAGACAGACGTACCAAATGCAACTGAACTAGATGAAGCAATTCAAAAGAAGTGCGCTAAAAGCAAAGAAGCAACGCAAAACGACCAAGAAGAAGGGGTTtcaaaagaaggagaagaggagaaccATGACAAGAAGAGAGGTGATGAGCaacaaataagaataaaaagtaTAGATAAAGAACTGATAGAGGTCAAGTCTGGCATAAAGGCAATGAAAGACGGTGAAAAACACGAGGGGAGTGACGGTGTTAAAGGTGGGGTTGGTAGAAAGCTGGTCGTCTCCAAGCAACCGAAGTTTTACCAAGTGAAAGCGGTGCCGGTCGTGCCTCCGAAGCCGCAGCACTGCAAAATCACCGCCCTGACGCTGAAACaccaacagcagcagagagagaggagagacgcagacagagggagagaaaacacGCTGAAAGTCCAAACAGAAGGGGATCACGTATGCGCAGGAGGGCAGAAGAAAGACGGGGACGATGAAAGTGAGGGGGAGGGGAAGAAGGAGCAGCCCGAactgaggggaggagagagagagagggagaggaggagggatctGGATGAAAGTTTAACGAGGGACTCGAACAGAAACAGTCCCCTCAGCATGAATTTTGAAGAGGCTGTTGCCATCATCACCATGAAGCgggaaaaggagaaagaggatgagaaggagaaggagaggcagAAGGATTGGGGGAATGAAGTAGAGTGa
- the si:ch211-155e24.3 gene encoding zinc finger imprinted 3 has protein sequence MENSSFHSQLLSVMDVVARAAVAEINRRVDDSCAVLRLEVSQSRRDIELLRRKCEGMEAELRRTRIRARRRVFYPPAADRFSPLVRVDLTKETQTAAWERQMEAEVQTQPKQCADVELGSEAEHILIKVECAEEEMWKNHSEDKIKSEAEQPQCLEASQPAETDHFVESHNSAENSADPGSLMSPTGGYNTFRDQQLNLNQSEAELLVKPEREEELNENAGNAGNFATGEGNGELWTSDQWTDAAGPSTLYAGQQFPSVFPSQSGLHLEDMESQIQLEKSHSVVESAARGKRGARTFGFKRPLQHEGNNTSSQFNTMDHSLISQQSQHPYRHSLPHTGHQRVDMTSQIQASTSSYGQGRTSLVLTRRIRKPWRPVVKEKKFSCTFCAKSFHKCCQLKEHLRSHTGERPFSCELCGRSFAKQCNLIRHAVVHSGERPHECSVCGKCFTQRSTLKSHQKTAH, from the exons ATGGAGAACAGCAGCTTCCACAGCCAGCTCCTGTCCGTCATGGACGTCGTGGCTCGGGCGGCCGTGGCTGAGATAAACCGGCGTGTGGATGATAGCTGCGCGGTGCTCCGGCTGGAGGTGAGCCAGAGCCGCAGGGACATCGAGCTGCTGCGGAGGAAGTGTGAGGGGATGGAGGCCGAGCTGAGGAGGACCAGGATCAGAGccaggaggagag TGTTTTATCCTCCAGCAGCAGACAGATTCTCTCCTTTAGTCAGAGTAGATCTGACCAAAGAGACACAGACGGCAGCTTGGGAGAGACAGATGGAGGCTGAGGTTCAAACTCAACCGAAGCAG TGTGCAGACGTGGAGCTTGGTTCTGAAGCAGAGCACATACTGATCAAAGTGGAGTGtgcagaggaggagatgtgGAAGAACCACTCAGAGGACAAAATCA AATCTGAAGCAGAGCAGCCTCAATGTTTAGAAGCCTCCCAACCTGCCGAAACGGACCACTTTGTGGAGTCTCACAACTCTGCAGAGAACTCAGCCGACCCTGGATCTCTGATGTCCCCGACAGGTGGCTACAACACCTTCCGAGATCAGCAGCTAAATTTGAATCAAAGTGAGGCAGAGCTCCTGGTGAAACccgagagagaggaagagctgaATGAGAACGCAGGAAACGCGGGAAATTTTGCGACAGGTGAAGGTAACGGAGAGCTGTGGACTTCAGATCAGTGGACTGATGCTGCTGGTCCAAGCACTCTGTATGCTGGGCAACAGTTTCCCTCTGTTTTCCCGTCTCAAAGTGGGTTACATTTGGAGGACATGGAGTCTCAAATTCAATTAGAGAAATCACATTCAGTTGTTGAGAGCGCAGCAAGAGGTAAAAGAGGGGCCAGAACGTTTGGATTTAAGAGACCCCTACAGCATGAGGGAAATAATACTTCATCTCAGTTCAACACAATGGATCATTCCTTAATCTCTCAACAGTCACAGCATCCATACAGACACTCTttgcctcacacggggcaccaacGAGTGGATATGACATCGCAAATCCAAGCTTCCACCTCTTCTTATGGGCAAGGTCGTACAAGTTTGGTTCTGACCAGGAGGATAAGGAAGCCCTGGAGGCCCGTCGTCAAGGAGAAGAAATTCAGCTGCACGTTCTGTGCCAAATCGTTCCATAAATGCTGTCAGCTCAAAGAGCATCTGAGGAGTCACACAGGGGAGAGACCGTTCAGCTGTGAGCTCTGCGGCAGGAGTTTCGCCAAACAGTGCAACCTCATCAGACACGCAGTGGTCCACAGTGGGGAGAGACCACACGAGTGCTCAGTGTGCGGGAAGTGCTTCACCCAGCGCTCCACCCTCAAGTCCCATCAGAAAACAGCACACTGA